A section of the Streptomyces sp. CG1 genome encodes:
- a CDS encoding YoaK family protein: MTTAPPARASAPDPETRGLRLVLVLLVLTVVSGLIDAVSYLGLGRVFTANMTGNVVVLGFAAAGAPGFSVPHTATSLICFLLGAVAGGRVAARVGRGSPRSGGAGTGAGSRRRWTRLTLGAEAILVGVSAAVAFVRPDTPGTRYALIALTAFAMGLRNATVRKLGIADLTTTVLTMTLTGLASESRLGDATGHRSPRRTASVVAMFLGACLGALLVLHHGLGIPLLIAAVASGVLAVVASGRE; encoded by the coding sequence ATGACGACGGCACCGCCAGCGCGGGCGTCCGCCCCCGACCCGGAGACGCGCGGGCTACGGCTGGTGCTGGTACTGCTCGTCCTGACCGTGGTGAGCGGGCTGATCGACGCCGTCAGCTATCTGGGCCTCGGCCGGGTCTTCACGGCCAACATGACCGGCAACGTGGTCGTCCTGGGCTTCGCGGCGGCCGGCGCGCCCGGCTTCTCCGTGCCGCACACGGCCACCTCACTGATCTGCTTCCTGCTCGGCGCGGTGGCGGGCGGCCGGGTGGCGGCCCGCGTCGGACGGGGGTCCCCCCGGTCGGGCGGAGCCGGGACCGGGGCAGGCTCCCGGCGCCGCTGGACCCGGCTGACGCTCGGCGCCGAGGCGATCCTGGTCGGTGTCTCGGCGGCGGTGGCCTTTGTCCGGCCGGACACCCCTGGCACCCGCTACGCCCTGATCGCCCTGACCGCCTTCGCGATGGGCCTGCGCAACGCGACCGTCCGCAAACTGGGTATCGCCGACCTCACCACGACCGTCCTGACCATGACCCTGACCGGCCTGGCCTCCGAGTCCCGCCTCGGTGACGCCACCGGCCACCGCTCACCGCGCCGTACGGCGTCGGTGGTCGCGATGTTCCTGGGCGCCTGCCTGGGCGCACTGCTGGTCCTCCATCACGGCCTGGGCATCCCGCTGCTGATCGCGGCGGTGGCGTCGGGCGTGCTGGCGGTGGTGGCGTCCGGCCGGGAATGA
- a CDS encoding cytochrome P450, whose translation MHCPALPDGFDLTDPDLLHHRVPLPEFAELRRAEPVRWIPQPHGLAGFADAGYWAVTRHADVKYVSTHPELFSSTLNTAIIRFNEHIERDAIDAQRLILLNMDPPEHTRVRQIVQRGFTPRSIRALEERLRTRAEEIVSAARARSGAFDFVTEVACELPLQAIAELIGVPQEDRSKIFDWSNKMIAYDDPEYAITEEVGAESAAEIIAYAMNMAAERKRCPAHDIVTTLVAAEDEGNLNSDEFGFFVLMLAVAGNETTRNAITHGMHAFLAHPEQWELFRRERPATTAEEIVRWATPVNAFQRTATQNTELAGVPIRKGDRVGLFYASANHDPDVFTDPDTFDITRDPNPHLGFGGGGPHFCLGKSLAILEIDLIFGAIADAMPGLRLADAPRRLRSAWINGVKELRVTTG comes from the coding sequence ATGCACTGCCCCGCGCTGCCCGACGGGTTCGACCTCACCGACCCCGACCTGCTGCACCACCGTGTGCCCCTGCCCGAGTTCGCCGAGCTGCGCCGCGCCGAGCCGGTCCGCTGGATCCCCCAGCCGCACGGCCTCGCGGGCTTCGCCGACGCCGGCTACTGGGCTGTGACCCGGCACGCGGACGTCAAGTACGTCTCCACGCACCCGGAACTCTTCTCCTCCACCCTCAACACCGCGATCATCCGCTTCAACGAGCACATCGAGCGCGACGCGATCGACGCGCAGCGGCTGATCCTGCTCAACATGGATCCTCCGGAACATACGCGGGTGCGGCAGATAGTGCAGCGGGGCTTCACGCCACGTTCCATACGGGCCCTGGAGGAGCGGCTCCGGACGCGCGCCGAGGAGATCGTCTCGGCCGCCCGCGCCCGCTCCGGGGCCTTCGACTTCGTCACCGAGGTCGCCTGCGAACTGCCGCTGCAGGCCATCGCCGAGCTGATCGGCGTCCCGCAGGAGGACCGGTCCAAGATCTTCGACTGGTCCAACAAGATGATCGCCTACGACGACCCCGAGTACGCCATCACCGAGGAGGTCGGCGCGGAGTCGGCCGCCGAGATCATCGCCTACGCGATGAACATGGCCGCCGAGCGCAAGCGCTGCCCGGCCCACGACATCGTGACGACGCTGGTCGCGGCGGAGGACGAGGGCAACCTCAACTCCGACGAGTTCGGCTTCTTCGTGCTGATGCTGGCGGTCGCCGGGAACGAGACCACCCGCAACGCCATCACGCACGGGATGCACGCCTTCCTCGCCCACCCCGAGCAGTGGGAGCTGTTCCGGCGGGAGCGGCCGGCCACCACGGCCGAGGAGATCGTGCGCTGGGCGACCCCGGTCAACGCCTTCCAGCGGACCGCCACCCAGAACACCGAACTGGCCGGCGTCCCGATCAGGAAGGGCGATCGCGTCGGGCTGTTCTACGCCTCCGCCAACCACGACCCCGACGTCTTCACCGACCCCGACACCTTCGACATCACCCGCGACCCCAACCCCCATCTGGGCTTCGGCGGTGGCGGCCCGCACTTCTGCCTCGGCAAGTCCCTGGCGATCCTGGAGATCGACCTGATCTTCGGCGCGATCGCCGACGCCATGCCCGGCCTGCGGCTGGCCGACGCCCCGCGCCGGCTCCGCTCGGCCTGGATCAACGGCGTCAAGGAACTCCGGGTCACCACCGGCTGA